Proteins co-encoded in one Opitutus terrae PB90-1 genomic window:
- a CDS encoding site-specific integrase has product MSAPDLPSLIRGFFDQHLVSQRGLSGHTVLSYRDTFKLLLKFASDDSGKRVTELTLADLTAELVHGFLRHLEADRRNGIVTRNLRLAAIHSFFRYLAIVDPRHLTHAHTIIAVPFKRRPHRVAQFLEKDEVQEIFRQIDSRTLFGQRDDALLRMLYNTGMRAQELVDLDVRHVRFTRPSNVLIFGKGRKERTCPLWPETVAALKSYLQPRSIKFTDAVPLFLNIDGNRLTRFGVRYIVSHRISEAAQRCPTLLARRITPHTWRHTTAMHLLQSNVDLAMIRSWLGHASIETTNTYVEIDLEMKRKALASAEKILPKPKHPSSWRANTDVLAWLSSL; this is encoded by the coding sequence ATGTCAGCCCCCGACCTTCCATCTCTGATCCGCGGGTTTTTCGATCAGCATCTCGTGTCCCAGCGCGGACTGAGTGGCCACACGGTTCTGTCGTATCGCGACACCTTCAAGCTCCTCCTCAAGTTCGCTTCCGACGACTCGGGCAAGCGCGTGACCGAGCTCACCCTGGCCGATCTCACCGCGGAGTTGGTGCACGGCTTTCTTCGCCATCTCGAAGCGGACCGGCGCAACGGGATCGTCACCCGCAATCTTCGGCTGGCCGCGATCCATTCTTTCTTCCGCTACCTCGCGATCGTTGATCCCCGGCACCTGACCCACGCCCACACGATCATCGCGGTGCCGTTCAAACGGCGACCGCATCGCGTCGCGCAGTTTCTGGAGAAGGATGAGGTGCAGGAGATATTTCGTCAGATCGATTCCCGGACGCTGTTCGGTCAGCGCGACGACGCACTCTTACGGATGCTCTACAACACCGGCATGCGCGCGCAGGAGTTGGTTGACCTCGACGTGCGGCACGTGCGTTTCACTCGACCGTCGAACGTGCTCATCTTCGGCAAGGGCCGCAAGGAGCGCACCTGCCCGTTGTGGCCCGAGACGGTCGCCGCGCTGAAGAGTTATCTCCAGCCTCGTTCGATCAAGTTCACCGACGCCGTGCCGCTGTTTCTCAACATCGACGGCAACCGGCTGACGCGCTTCGGCGTTCGCTACATTGTCAGTCACCGCATCAGTGAGGCGGCCCAGCGCTGCCCGACCTTGCTCGCGCGGCGGATCACTCCGCACACGTGGCGCCACACGACGGCGATGCATTTGCTGCAATCGAACGTCGACCTCGCGATGATCCGTTCCTGGCTCGGGCATGCATCGATCGAGACCACCAACACCTACGTCGAGATCGATCTTGAGATGAAGCGCAAGGCTCTCGCCTCCGCCGAGAAGATTCTCCCGAAGCCGAAGCACCCGTCGTCATGGCGCGCCAACACCGACGTGCTCGCCTGGCTGTCCAGCCTCTAA
- a CDS encoding heavy metal-responsive transcriptional regulator, producing the protein MTIGELAKAAGVNVQTVRYYERMELLPATHRWPGSGYRDFDDDALSRLRFIRSAKDLGFTLREIKELMEMQFSPGESCAEVKRLLEDKQQELDRRMLEMRRLHRALGKLITACRRRSTKTTCPALWAIAFKARG; encoded by the coding sequence ATGACGATCGGAGAACTCGCCAAGGCCGCCGGGGTAAATGTCCAGACCGTCCGCTACTACGAGCGAATGGAACTGCTGCCGGCGACCCATCGCTGGCCGGGATCGGGCTACCGGGACTTTGACGATGACGCCCTGAGCCGGTTGCGGTTTATCCGTTCGGCAAAAGACCTCGGGTTCACCCTGCGCGAGATCAAGGAGCTCATGGAAATGCAGTTTTCGCCGGGTGAGTCGTGTGCCGAAGTGAAGCGTCTCTTGGAGGATAAGCAGCAAGAGCTTGATCGGCGCATGCTGGAGATGCGCCGGTTGCACCGCGCCTTGGGAAAACTCATCACGGCGTGCCGGCGGCGATCCACGAAAACGACGTGTCCGGCCCTCTGGGCCATCGCGTTCAAGGCGCGCGGTTAG
- a CDS encoding heavy-metal-associated domain-containing protein, giving the protein MQPVKQSWILTGGFLSAVAASLCCIGPLVAAVAGAGSFVAAGWFERWRPAFLGVTAALLALAWVLTLRARRIACADGTCATPRASRWTLGVLIFSTVIVGAVAMFPQLAQTTFGRSSVATSAPADGRVLRVRIPSMDCAACAVGIAGTLQRVPGIRTAVVRYATKEAEVVYDPAVISATTVIAKIDATGFKAEPAN; this is encoded by the coding sequence ATGCAGCCGGTGAAGCAATCGTGGATTCTGACAGGCGGATTTTTGTCCGCCGTGGCGGCCTCGCTTTGCTGCATCGGACCGCTGGTGGCGGCCGTCGCGGGCGCGGGTAGTTTTGTCGCCGCAGGCTGGTTTGAGCGTTGGCGGCCGGCTTTTCTCGGCGTCACCGCTGCGCTCCTCGCTCTCGCGTGGGTGTTGACCTTGCGTGCCCGACGTATCGCCTGCGCGGACGGCACCTGCGCAACGCCGCGAGCAAGTCGTTGGACCCTGGGCGTTCTGATCTTCAGCACAGTAATCGTCGGCGCGGTCGCGATGTTTCCGCAGCTTGCGCAAACCACCTTCGGCCGCTCTTCGGTCGCAACCTCCGCACCGGCGGATGGCCGCGTGCTGCGCGTGCGTATCCCCTCCATGGACTGCGCTGCGTGCGCGGTCGGCATTGCCGGCACCCTGCAGCGGGTTCCCGGTATCCGCACGGCGGTCGTCCGCTATGCAACGAAAGAGGCCGAGGTCGTTTACGATCCCGCCGTGATTTCTGCGACGACGGTGATCGCCAAGATCGACGCCACGGGCTTCAAGGCCGAGCCGGCCAACTGA
- a CDS encoding putative iron-sulfur cluster-binding metallochaperone — protein MSDCCLTKGDECSSEKESAAKPSCPRCGHAGRPVSTLTLKHQVKSQFLPAVNAGGFHFCPTPDCPVVYFSAGGSVLTTGDVRRPVTQKDPAQAPVCYCFGFTPAMIRDELAATGKSTVIERIAAEMKADFCACEIRNPQGSCCLGNVKAAVKAATAERAGLA, from the coding sequence GTGTCCGATTGTTGCTTAACGAAAGGTGACGAGTGCTCGTCCGAGAAGGAGTCGGCTGCCAAGCCGTCCTGCCCGCGCTGCGGGCACGCCGGTCGCCCGGTCTCGACGCTCACGCTCAAGCACCAAGTTAAGTCCCAGTTTTTGCCGGCCGTAAATGCCGGGGGATTTCACTTCTGCCCCACACCCGACTGCCCGGTCGTCTATTTCAGCGCCGGTGGTTCAGTTCTCACAACGGGCGACGTTCGCCGTCCGGTCACTCAAAAAGATCCCGCGCAGGCACCGGTGTGTTATTGCTTCGGCTTCACGCCCGCGATGATCCGTGACGAACTTGCCGCCACAGGAAAATCCACCGTGATCGAACGCATCGCGGCGGAGATGAAGGCTGATTTTTGCGCTTGTGAGATTCGCAATCCCCAAGGCTCCTGCTGCCTCGGCAACGTGAAAGCTGCCGTCAAGGCCGCCACCGCAGAGCGCGCCGGTCTTGCCTGA
- a CDS encoding JAB domain-containing protein — protein sequence MRVYEAKIVYSLVSLGEEVRLDRPEMVAEYLRSAFDENPMQEAFYCVYLDRKNHPIGRHLTTLGTATSTLVAPREVFRGAILAGATALIVAHNLCAAAHRLCYVTSRAMWSALPFF from the coding sequence ATGCGCGTTTATGAAGCCAAGATCGTTTACTCCCTCGTTTCTCTCGGCGAAGAGGTTCGGCTCGACCGACCGGAGATGGTTGCCGAATACCTCCGCTCCGCATTCGACGAAAACCCGATGCAGGAGGCGTTCTACTGCGTCTATCTCGACCGCAAGAATCACCCCATCGGCCGCCACCTCACCACCCTCGGCACGGCCACGTCCACGCTGGTTGCCCCGCGTGAGGTCTTCCGGGGTGCGATCCTCGCCGGCGCCACGGCCCTGATCGTCGCCCACAACCTATGTGCTGCAGCACATAGGTTGTGTTATGTGACGAGCCGAGCTATGTGGAGTGCGCTACCGTTTTTCTGA